The Chitinophaga niabensis genomic interval ATAAGCTTTACCGGTAGCAATGCCGCCATATTTCCCCAACAGGCGGATCATGTCTATGGATTGCTGTTGCAGCGCGCGGGCCTTCTCCATTTCTCCGTTATTATATGCGTCTATTAACTGGTTATAGAGGGGGGCTGCATAATTGAAAGTACTACCTACCGCTCCTTTTGCCCCAACACTTAATGCAGGCAACATATTTTCATCCCTTCCCCATAACATATCATACTGTTCATTTTCAAAATGGAGGCAGGAGAGGAAATCCATGAAATCTTCATGAGTGAATTTCACTCCTGCAAAGTTCGGGCATTTACCGTGTATTTGTTGCAGGAGGTCTATCATATTAAATCCAACACCGGTGAGTACAGGAATATGATAATAATAGAAAGGCATATCCGGTACTACCGAGGCAATTTCCATACACATATCCGCCAGTACTTTTACGTTAGCGGGTTTGAAATAAAAGGGAGAGGTGAAAGCAACGGCATATAAGCCACTTTCCCTTGCATGAATGGCCAGCTCCATACATTCCCTTACACTGGTGCCGCCCAGGAGGGAGATCACTTTAAAGGCCGGGTCGTTTTTTGTA includes:
- a CDS encoding dihydrodipicolinate synthase family protein — protein: MKIEKMTGLIAAPFTPMHKDGSLNLAVIPAYYALLKNNGITGAFICGSTGEGVSLTNQEKRAVAKSWADVTKNDPAFKVISLLGGTSVRECMELAIHARESGLYAVAFTSPFYFKPANVKVLADMCMEIASVVPDMPFYYYHIPVLTGVGFNMIDLLQQIHGKCPNFAGVKFTHEDFMDFLSCLHFENEQYDMLWGRDENMLPALSVGAKGAVGSTFNYAAPLYNQLIDAYNNGEMEKARALQQQSIDMIRLLGKYGGIATGKAYMKVAGLDCGEFRKPVSNMSRERFEAFVKDVASLNFSAYCSKFPATVNS